The Apteryx mantelli isolate bAptMan1 unplaced genomic scaffold, bAptMan1.hap1 HAP1_SCAFFOLD_135, whole genome shotgun sequence genome segment acgGGGCGGACGGGAGCGAGTGACTTAGGTGGCAGCCTCCGGAGGCAGCCCTCGGGCCATAGCGGCCCCCGTGTCTGTGGTGCGGGCACCAGCgcctttctgtttcccctgagctgctgggtgcccgcgGGGGTGCGCACAGTTCGCTAGCGAACGGCAAGCTGGGCTAGCCAGCGCGTAGCAGGCGCCTGGGCACGGACGGCGGGCAGGCTGAGAGGCCGAGCTGATATTCGAGGGAGCCGCGAGTGCGCGGGGGCTtgggaggctgcggagtctcatgagggagggcgttttcactggtgaacttccacctccctgaaaggaggctgcatctcctctcctcctggcgagtcgcctggatgcaagcaaaggcgctgcctttggggagggaaaccccggccccggccccggcagtacTGCGCAGGCGCGCAGTggcccccccgctccgcgcggCCTCTGGAGGCAGTTGCTCTCAGTGCTGTGGCCACCGCTGCCGGAGCGAGGGCGCGTGCCTCGCTGGGAGCCTTGCTGCGTCCCTGCTCTCGGCCCgcgcctctgcccccggcccgggggctccgagcccgcggccccgcagcccgcccggggcgcagccccgcagcagctgtcCCGGGCCGCGGCCACTGGCCGGCGCTCGGCTCCTCTGCCCCTGCGCGAGGCGGGGCCGTGTCCGCGGGGCCGTGCCCGTGCCGGGCCACGTCCCGTCCCCACCGCAGCATGAAGAGGCTCTTCGGGCTcttcagcaaggggcaggggccGCCGCCGTCGCTGTCCGGCGGCGCTTCCCTGCCCTGCGTCGGCGCCGCCTCCGAGCTCTgcgagaaggagctgggcaagctgcaccgcgcggccgcCAGTGGCGACCTGGCGCGGGTGCGGCGGCCGTGGTGGCTGCCGAGACTCGGCATCAACAGGCGGGACAAGGCGAAGCGGTgaggggggcggcgccgcgcgcgcctgcgcccgcccggccgggctctgGGCCACACCGCGAGCGTGGGGGGAAGCGCAAGGGGCAGCTGcaagggccgggctgcggcggcggtggcggcggctgcgtctgtggctgcggcgcggccccgcagcagcgggcggagggggcggcggtggcgcagcTGGGAGGCTCCTGTGGGCCCTTGCTGTGAGCAGAGAGGTCTCCTTGCCTGGTGGCAGCCCgcgaggctcggctcggctcggctcggctcggctcggctgaggAGGGCGAAACGAGGGGCAGGTTTTGTGAGCGGCTTCTCCCGCAGCGTCACCTGTACTGCGTGCGTGGCAGCAGCCCTTCGGAGGTGGTCGCGTGTTCCTTCGTAGCCGCATCGGCTGCAGTGGTTTGATTGGAGATGCTGGGCAGTTTGAAGGGCCGCCTTTCTTccaggcgcagcgcggcgcggcagggcagggcagggcagggcccttcctggaagggagggcggaaggaagggagggagtgccgttttcttcagctggcgagggctgttggaaaggcagctctgctgccttggagagggcttcctccgtggttgagcttgtaggagaagggtagctacaactgccggcaagacagagtgctgctttgttgctgtgggcatggaagtgttgtgggggaaggtttctgctggctggtttgctAGGTGTTACCGAGGGCGCTTTGGAGGAAGCGTGTCCTCGCGTTTGCTGCAGTAGTGAGCTcggggaaaggacagaaggcacgaattcccgaaaagcacagcacaaagctgatgcgatGGTGTTCTAAAAGCCACCTCCTTAGCCTCTGGCACGCTGTTGTCACGTGAGCGATGCTGGCGAAAGCTAGAGGGTCCCTTGCCGTAGGCTTAAGGTGCCCAAGGCTTGGTCgtccttgctgggctgtgtgtgtcgtgctgttggaggcagtggccagttgcctgggcagaggcgtggagggcagcagtttcccaccggaagcctgaggctgtgcgggaagagtcctgtggctgggcgcaggaatccatttgcagggaacgaggcggggagctgagtgaccgtcgtcttcataaatgggtgctggggtggggtggggggcatttttcctagcccgccccaggctttgggtgtgcaactgctgtcatggctgaaggaatgagaaactttttctaagtttgttttttggaacCGGAAACGGGTGGCCCTACCCACGTGCCATAGGCAGGAGCGGTGTCTTCAGCTGTGTGCGTGTCTGTCGGTGTTAACgtcgtatatttaaattttaggacccctctgcatcttgcttgcgCTAACGGGCATTCGGAGGTTGTTTCCTATTTAGTAGGAAACAAGTGCAAGCTGGATCCTCGTGACAATTTCAAGAGATCGCCGCTGATGAAGGTACGTGGAGTATGTGATGCTGCTGTAGGTAGGGCTTATAAGTTATGCACTGAGCGATCCCTCCCTTGGGTGATTCTTGACCTAGGTGTGGGTGGCGATTGTGTCATGCTTGGTGCCGAATAGGCGCCTAACGTTACCTAATCTTTGAACGCGTTATTGTTTTCCGAGGTTGGCAAGCTGTGGGAGTTGTGGCAGAGGGAAACGTAGTTgctggaaaggtttccttttttcctgtgttgtttccaggcagtacagtgccagcaagaagaatgcGTTGCTATTCTGCTAGCACACGGTGCCGACCCTAATCTGGCCGATGTTAacggcagcactgcccttcacctc includes the following:
- the LOC136995607 gene encoding ankyrin repeat domain-containing protein 7-like, translating into MKRLFGLFSKGQGPPPSLSGGASLPCVGAASELCEKELGKLHRAAASGDLARVRRPWWLPRLGINRRDKAKRTPLHLACANGHSEVVSYLVGNKCKLDPRDNFKRSPLMKAVQCQQEECVAILLAHGADPNLADVNGSTALHLAAVAPNTSLAGQLLEHNARIDAQNEMGYTPLALAVSKHHEEMVEFLLKKGADVHARDQSERTPLMLAASAGDMSMIEVLLRYGADLSQEDVLGWTAEDCARTSGRARVSQHLVDSAVG